From the genome of Aspergillus oryzae RIB40 DNA, chromosome 4:
TTGGCTGGGCTGCTGCTAGGGAACAATGGTTTACCCTGCTGTCATCGGAGCCGCGAGACGAGGTGTGACGGGTGTGAAGATGACGGGATCCAGAGGCAGTCTAATGAACTTGACTCTTGTTCAGTACGATATGGTCACGTCATTTATAATTACTCGATGTCAGGATTTGAGTGCAATCTAGGGAAGTTGTACCCTGCAGAGAAAGATGACTGGGAGCAGGGTTCAAGCTGTGAATCCCTGACGAACAGCCTGTCAGTCACCAGCATGGGGTCGAGGCATTCTTCACATTTTGGCCTGGCAGGGTAAACCAGCACCCAAAAGTATTAGTACTAGTCACTAGCTCAGATACATAACAAAAAGCGTATTAAAACTCAAAAACCAGCTCAATGAATTTCGCTCCCGCATTTGCGTGACGGAGGGGAAAaaccaaggatggaaagaaaaaccccACCGGAGCAGCACATAATTATCAAATCAACGCAAATCACGAAGGCTGTCCTCCAATGCCTCTTGCAGCTGAATGGCCTCGGTCCGGCGCCTGCTCAGCTTAGGTGATTCAGCAGCCAAGTGgacaagatcttcatctgaAAAGGTAGCAACAGTCATTGCGCTGAAAACAGCTGGAAGCTTTGCTAGGATGTGTCTCTCAATGACTTGGCGGCAGACATTGTCTACAAAGGTTTTCATAGCAACCTATCTTGTGGTTAATGCAAGTAATGTCATTGGGGAATAGGGACCCGAACCTTATAGTaggcatccaaatcaattTGGGCTTCGTAGCAAGCCCGCTCCTCCATATCGACGATGACACCATGGTTTTGCAGAGAAGCCACAAGCCGACTGATCTCATCAAACGAGTTGCTTACATGAAAACGACCGTTCCagtctttgttgatagcaTTATTGAGCGAAGTGCCAAGGTCTTGCCTCGAACGTTTGTTGCGCGCCTTTTGCACGTTATCCGTGTAGTAATGGTTGTAAGTGATAGGACATCCAGCCTCGTCATCTAACAACTTGCACAGTTCATGGAATGCGCATTCAGCATTCTCGTCCAGTTTGGCGACGATAATACGCAAAATGTTGTCCCGGGCACTGGGATCCTTTATCACAAATTCCGAGGCCGCCTGGATGAATCGAGACACAAGATCTGCGATGGTAGTGACATGTTCGCGAGCAATATCCGCCCAGCGAGACGACTGCTCATGGAATAGTTCACCAAGTAGCGCATGGTTATAATTCCCAGGAAGTTCTCGGCCACGGGTGCGATCATAAATCTGTGGCGGTTAGTTGGCTGAATTTGAAGACGACCATGATCTCACATTTTTGATCCACGCTGACATTTGCTCCTCAGTTACGAGGATCTGGCCGGTGTCCGAATCCGTACCTTCCTGACCCTCAGCCGAAACAATTTTGCGTTTCTGTCCATGTTGTCTCATATAGTTGGCAAACCGCCCGTTTGCCATGTGGACAGCGGCTCTAAGGCGATGATAGTCTTTTTCGCCGTTGATTTCATCAAAGAACGCGTCTCGGTTACCGTATAATCCTTCAACTCCAGCCCTCACGAGGTTTTGGAAATCAGTACCAATGCGAGTCAGGTACATACGTATCTGCGCAGGCGACGTTCGTTGAGTCCCGAGATCCATCAGCTCCTTATTGATCTCATTAAGCAGTTGAGCCACATCCTTTCGAACCTTCGGCAGTTCGCGCTCAATGTGTCGATCAAGGAGGTCTTGCATAAAGACCCGAAGGTTATCGATGCCGACACGCGAAGGATCGAGTCCAAGCTTGTTCCAAGGCTGATTCGCAAAGAAGTCCGCCTCCATCTTCCGGCGCTCAATCATAGTTATGCCCTTCTCCAAATCAAGAGGGCGAGGGTTTCTcagaaggaagaatccgAGTTTCAGCTTCGTCCTGTCAGCGTTGTTGGCTAATCTAGCAACACGTGCCTCAGTGCCATCATTGATAAGATCTGGTTTGGTGATGATTCCAACAGTCCGGAGGCCATCCTTGTCGTAACGTCGAGCACGTTGGATGATGCTCTGGGTATCCACGTCGCTGCTTGCGGGGACCACGGCAAGGATAATTGTCCGCGAGTTTTCTAAATAGGAGTTCACGAGATCATTGACAAGCTGCAGGTCGTCCTCGTTTTCAGACACAGAAATCAGCCCAGGTAGGTCAACAAGGGTCAGATGCAGGCCAGTATCCCCGACAACTTCCAAACGAAGTACATCAGCGGCAAACGTTGGAGCATCAGCCAACTCATTCGCTCCTTGAACGCCCATGAGTCTTGCCGCTTCATCGATAATGCCAGGCAACTGCGCGATGTCAGTGACCTCGCGGTGGAAGGCGCTCAACCTAGCCCTCTCATCTTCGGAGCGGGAGATATGAGGGATAATAGTTGCGGTATTCCGGCGATATTTTAGCTCATGGCGAAGTATAATTTCCGTGGCAAACCGAGTACAAACTCCGTCTTGACGAGGGAAGGGGATTCCACTGATTCCCTCTAAGACAGAGCTTTTGCCTGCTGATTGGTCACCACAGACAACCAGTTGGGGAAGCGCAATATGGTCGCCAACCCCATTAGCACGGATACGGTCGACTTGATTCAGTCTTTCTGAAGTTTTGGATGACACGAGGCCAAGTCCGTTTCGTGCCTGACCACTGTCCAGCTGGATCCAATCTTTTTCCGGCGGAGTATCCATAGCGATGGGTATCCTTCGTTGTCTGTCGGAAAGGTCCCGTGTAGAAAAAGActggaaagaatataaaaaaggGACCCGACTCTTTATAGACTCGCCGAACGGCAGTCATGTCCGAAACTGACTTAGCCTTAAGTCATCCAAAACTTCAGAAAGACTGAATCAAGTCGACCGTATCCAGGCCAATGGGGTCATGGGACTCAAGACAGGAAACGATGAATGCCAATGAGCGACGCTTTCGAGAGAATGAAGGAGGCTCCTATTTATGATCATGAAAGACTGGTTACGCAATCGACTTGCCTATAGTTATGGTATCGCCTCGAAATTGGAAGCTTCAAATATTTTACGCAAGGAGTCAGACAACGATTCACCGCAATGTTCCCTTGCTATAGCATTCTTCCCAGACCCCCTTGAGGTAGACTAAACTATGCACTCCCTTTCTAAACCCGCCACATTCAAGCACGCCTAATTGATTTGTCGAGCAAGGGGATCTATGCAAGGGGCAGCTGATCCGTCCCAGAGATAGAGCGCCCCTGCTTCCACGCTGAGTATCCCAGTAACCCTACTTTAACCAAACACACCAGTGGGAAATGTGCGAACACATTCCAAAATCTTTACAACAGTGACAAAACTACCGTGAACGAAGTACAAGAGATCTTCGGCCGAGGGGTTTTACGTATTCAACCGCACGGCCGTCAATGTACTTACTCTTTAACATTTCTTCCGGAGGTTGTTTGCCACGAACCGCCGTCATCAACGCCTGATGTATCTCCTAAACATTCACCATGTTCCGGTAGTCGCTCTCAGAGCCAGTCTTCGCGGCGAGCAACGCGTAGAAGGCATTGTAAGCGAAAATCTTATTCATCCGCAGAGAATCAACGTCTGCTCGAGTTGAGAAGTCAACGAGGTCTGCCCTGGCGAGAAGTTGCGAAACAGTTTAAACATCGGACCCAGGCATCTCTTCAGGCTCAATACTCCAAGTTACACAGTGAAGCTGTGGTGAAACTTGAGGTGGCTTGGCTCCAATTAGACGACACACAAATTCAGGTGCCAAGTACGGCTCCTATTGCACCACTTCTCTGTCGCCCACCACCGCCTGCTGTCCCCGGGTAATTTCAGTTACCAACCGGAATGGATAATAACATTCCTATTGTGGAATAGCGCATCGTCTTGCTGTTCCcaacaaagcaagaaaagcaagatGATTCGGTCACGAGACCATATAAAGTACAACAGTGAGCCTAATAGCTTACACATGAAACTCGCGAAGGCCAAGGGAGAATCGAGAAGTTACCCTTTTACAATGTTTGTGCTAGTTAATATctatgtttcttttctaataGTTTAAAGGTTTCTTGATGTAACGTAATTATGTAAAACCACGGCTTGCAAATGGCCATACGAAGTGCCCTTAGTAAGATCAGTGGTATGTGAAGTCTTTCGCCAAGGGTGCCTACGGAGTAAGAGAGTGACTAATTCCGTCTCAGCTAGTAGCTAGACAGTGTCACAGTGAAACCGTAACAACTCCGGAGTACAGCTCCGGAATTTTCCATAGACCTGGGCTCTAGTCATGTGATGAATCGGCCGACACTACCCCACCATGCCCctcagctaaatattcaCTCGGACGCGGAGTTTCCTTTTCACAGCATGCACTTACTCTATTATATAAATCAGGCCCCGGGCCATATCAATTTATCACCTGATAAGCGCACCAAATACTATAAGAGAGTTAAAAGAGATTTCCATATCGGCATATCTGTATTGTTTTCATCCAACTGGACCAAAAGAGAGCGTCTCCCGATATTACACTATCGAGCATCGCCATTCTGATATTGCGATAGGTTTGAAAGCCCTTGTATTTCCTTCTACGTTTTCTTCTGGGGTGGACCTTATTAACTAGTGGTAGAAGATTGTGCAGAGAATACCCGTGTGCTTGGTATCGAGGAAATACTTTTATGGAGGAACTGGCGCGTTTCTTACGGACGGCTCACTGGCAACAGACGGGTCACAATACATATTTCTGTGATGATCCCAGATTAGAGACTTTATGGGTTGATCTGGTCAAGGAGCTGCCAGCCTCACTGAAAGGCTACGGTCTCCAAGCGTGGAAATTAAATGGAACAACGAAGATACTAGAACCAGAAGGTTACATACAACCATTGCCTTCTATTCCTGGCGAAACGACCTCAACTGATACCAACGAGCCCCGAATCTTAGGGGGACCTAAATTGACACCTGAATCAGGCCCAATCGCTTTTACGAGTGAAGTCATTCTCACCGGATCACTTTATTTTATAGTAGCTCTCCccccaagaaaaagtaaatgaTATGACGCTTTACATGACGTGGCGGGTTGATTGACGATTTTTTGACTTATTGacaattcttcaacaccttTCAGTTGTTGAACAAATTGCCCATTTCCGACTCTTGTGGAGGTTCTGGAATAAATTGTGGATAATTTGAAAACATCATCATGTCAAGGGGAGCGAATTGAGGGTACGACGAAAATATAGTTGTGTCGATCGATGTTGGTGGCACGAACTGTGGATGGTTCGACGGGCTCATTGTGTCTACAGGCGAAGGTGGTACATATTGGGGGAACAAGTACGGAAGTAAAGTTTCCGTAGCCTGTGCTGTCGAGTTTAGATTTTCAGTGCTTTCCTGAGAAATATGTACTGACTGATCCGGATAACTGTCTGTGTTTGTGTTTGACTGAGATTCTGGCGAGTGGAGAGAAACATTGTGGTCTGGATCACGGTCCATTGAAGGAAAAGTTGTTGATTCAGCTGTCTGACATTGGTGAACATCTTAAAAATCATTAGTTATGTTACAGTGGACGCTGTTTAATCACAGAAAGCTTACCACTGCCCAAGTGAAATGCTGTATTATTATTGGAAGGCGTGCTTGAAGGTATATCATTCCGCTGATATTCCGCACTTGTCCACCCTTCTGTGTTCATCAACGAACTTTGTTGCAGCGATATAGTATCTGGCGCAGCTCGCGGCACCCCCGTGGACCAAGTTTTTCTCGCCTCACACCGATCCTCGGAATCAGGCACTGTGGGCTGAGGGTCAGAAACTAGAACACGTCAGTAGGTATCAGCCATTACCCATGTAGAGAAACTAACCCCTAGATGTATTAAGATCCATATCTCCTTCTCTACTCCACTGATGTTTTCTGGAACACGTACGAAACGCGACGCTATTTCCAGGATTTTCCGCATTGAAGTTACTTCTGCTTTCGTAATGGAATGGTTCTAGGGGGCCATCAGACTGTCCATTAAAATTTGGACATTCCGTGTCTTCGGGCTGAACTGCAGgggttgatgaagaagaatcaTTGTTACTATTGGCACCTCTCTGACCCAATAATAATGCTGCGTTTTGAGGACGCGAATGCGGTGATGTGTGTACGTTCGACAACTGCTGGTTTTGGGATGCTATATCCAAATGAGTATTGTTGGTAAGAGCCAGCGTAGTCTATATAGAAGCTTACCAATAGCTGCACGTAAAGGGCTGCCTTCCAGGAAATGCCAATTCTGTGTAGATCTGGACAGATGGTTGAGTTCCGTTCGTTGGTTGATCTCGATAACATTTTCACTGCTGTTTGCTCTCGTATGCTGCGATTCATGTACCGAAGTGTTTTCTGCAAGTCGTTCCGTATTAGCGCCCGCGTTAGCAGTGGGAGAGCGATGGTTCACTGAAGTGGTACGAGCTGTGTCCACTCTTCGTCTTTTAGACTTGTGCGATTTATTCTCTACAGAAATGGTTAGAATGAGTCTCAAAAGTCCAGAGTATGCCATACTCGGCTTTCCAGGCGAAGTCTTTGTCCGTTTTCTACCTTCCTTGACGTCAAAATAATCGTCCACTTGGAGCTGTTCTTGAAGTCGTTTAGAGACGATCGTTCCCAAATTTACTAGATCATAATCATCCACAATGCGCTTGATCCCAAGTTCGAGGAGTTCGATGCACTTTCCCTTGATTTCGAGACGATGGCGCCTATCAGAGTACCTGAAGAGTGTCAGTGTTGGCGTAATAAAAAGGTAGATAAACATACTTTGATTCATGCACATCTAACGGCAAAGCAGCAAGATAACCATCATCGCCAAGGAATTCAGCCCACATGTCGTAGTTGCGTCCTTCCTGGATAGCGGCCTCAAGTCGTTTAGCATcggttttgttcttttcatCGACGGATGGATATTGGCGTTGAATTACTTCGACAAGTAAGCTAGACCCATCTTTGTACCATTTGTTACCTGTATGATAGTTATGATCAACGGCACTCCGGAACATGTTCAACTTTTCAA
Proteins encoded in this window:
- a CDS encoding uncharacterized protein (predicted protein), encoding MAIRSALSKISDLGSSHVMNRPTLPHHAPQLNIHSDAEPRAISIYHLISAPNTIRELKEISISAYLYCFHPTGPKESVSRYYTIEHRHSDIAIDCAENTRVLGIEEILLWRNWRVSYGRLTGNRRVTIHISVMIPD
- a CDS encoding uncharacterized protein (predicted protein); this translates as MFTNVRQLNQQLFLQWTVIQTTMFLSTRQNLSQTQTQTVIRINTMSPSNHPQFVPPTSIDTTIFSSYPQFAPLDMMMFSNYPQFIPEPPQESEMGNLFNN
- a CDS encoding putative dynamin GTPase (vacuolar sorting protein VPS1, dynamin, and related proteins), giving the protein MDTPPEKDWIQLDSGQARNGLGLVSSKTSERLNQVDRIRANGVGDHIALPQLVVCGDQSAGKSSVLEGISGIPFPRQDGVCTRFATEIILRHELKYRRNTATIIPHISRSEDERARLSAFHREVTDIAQLPGIIDEAARLMGVQGANELADAPTFAADVLRLEVVGDTGLHLTLVDLPGLISVSENEDDLQLVNDLVNSYLENSRTIILAVVPASSDVDTQSIIQRARRYDKDGLRTVGIITKPDLINDGTEARVARLANNADRTKLKLGFFLLRNPRPLDLEKGITMIERRKMEADFFANQPWNKLGLDPSRVGIDNLRVFMQDLLDRHIERELPKVRKDVAQLLNEINKELMDLGTQRTSPAQIRMYLTRIGTDFQNLVRAGVEGLYGNRDAFFDEINGEKDYHRLRAAVHMANGRFANYMRQHGQKRKIVSAEGQEGTDSDTGQILVTEEQMSAWIKNIYDRTRGRELPGNYNHALLGELFHEQSSRWADIAREHVTTIADLVSRFIQAASEFVIKDPSARDNILRIIVAKLDENAECAFHELCKLLDDEAGCPITYNHYYTDNVQKARNKRSRQDLGTSLNNAINKDWNGRFHVAMKTFVDNVCRQVIERHILAKLPAVFSAMTVATFSDEDLVHLAAESPKLSRRRTEAIQLQEALEDSLRDLR